A window of [Clostridium] innocuum genomic DNA:
AGAAGCAATTGCAGGTCAAAAAGACAGGCGCTGGATATCATTCATATCCACACCTGTCTCTTTTTGTTTTCTCCCTGACCTTCTTCCTGTTTGCACAGCTTTCATGAAAGGGCAGGCAGTTTCCGTAAGGACGTAAGTATAACGGTTTCCTTATATATGCGATTGCGTAAGGAAAGCCTGCAGGCGTTTTTTCACAAATGAGAGGCAGCTTTTGTGAATAAGAAGTAGATCGCATTGCATAGCTGAGTTAGCAGCGTATATCCGCAGTAGCTTGAAATATACAATCGGACTTTGATTTGCACCATAGGCTTTACGAAAAACGCAAACTGTCCACATCAAGAAAGCCTGTATCCCTTCCCCTTATCAACCAGCTGTTCCAGTGCGAACAGAAGATATGCCATGACAAAGGAATCATTCATAAGAAGTGCGACCGCCTCCAGCTCCTTGCGGCTTGCAGCTCCCGCAGTCCGCATATAATAATAGATGGAGCAGATGATTTCCTTTGTGCTCTGCTCCTTTAAAGACGCTGCGGCATCCAGCAGATGCAAGGAGTCACGGTCAGCTCGTTCTGCGATACTCACATGCTTCTGTGCACAGGCAAGCACCTGCTCTGCGAATTTCGGAAAGCTCCAGATGCCGATATCATCTATTTGAAATGCCAGGGCAGTCATTTCCAGCATACGTAAGAACGGCCAGTCATACTCCTGAAAATGAGAAAAGCTGGCAATCATTTGATGGTGGAATGCCTTTTTTACGAGCCTACTCATATAGCGACGGTCCACCAGATCATCTATCTGTTCCAGCTGCATGTGGATTCGCTCCTCAAACGCGATGATGTGCGCCTTGTCCTGTAGAGAAAAGGTATAAATACTTCCCAGACAGCAATCGAATTTCTTTAGGGTGTCCTGATATCCACGCTCCATATTGTGGTGAATCCGCACCTGATCAAACAGCAGAAAGCTGCCAAGGGATACCTGCGGCTCAATGTAAATCACATCCTTCTGCGGCCGGTGTATTTTCCTTTTTCCCACAGACTTCAAATCAACCGCCACGATTTGCTGAGCTCCCATGCTGCGTGCCAGCTCAATGGGAACGTTATCATAATAGCCGCCGTCGACGAAATGCTCCCCCTCGATTTCCTTCATGGGAAATGCAGGAAAGCAGGAGGCAGAGGCAATGATGTAATTCAGCGCCGTATCCCTGCTCATATCTCGGCGATAGACCGGCTGTGGCTGCTTTTTCGTGACATTCACACACATGCAGGCATACTCGATATCCGAAGAGAAAAAGCGCTCCGCATCAAAGTAATGCTGCAGCTTGTTCACAAAGGGGGTGATATCCGCTCCCCTGTTTTTCACATAGCTTTTCAACAGTGTCTTATACTTTCCCTTTTGTGACATCAACAGCTCGATATCCATATCCAGATTCACACCATTGGCAATTATGTCATCAACAGACAGCTGCTCCCACAGCTCTAAGCATCGCTCATACTGCTTCTGCACATACATGGCACCAATCATCGCACCGATACTGGTTCCCGTTACAATATCAAAGGAAATTCCCAGCTCATCCAGAGCCCTCCAGACCCCCAGCTCATAGGCACCCTTACTGCCTCCTCCACCTAGCACAAGTGCACGTTTCATCTGCATCCTCCTCTCATCGCATACCGTTATCTTCACCTTTAACCTTCATAGCTTTTCATGCTTTCGCTTTGATACCACATAATGCCGCTGCTTTTCCGCGCCTACAGCATCCGTTCTTTCCTGTACCTTTTGTCCCTATTATAGCACCATTCCCCTGCCTGCATACAGAAAAAGCCTGCTAACAAGAACAGGCTTTAGTATTTTCCTTTAAAAAATTCCATTAGATTACGCAGTGACTGAATCAGCTCCACCTCTTTATCAAGCTCAAGCTCATTCAACAGACGCTCAATCATTTCCTCATGGAAACGATTATGAATGTCCAGGATACTCACTGCCTTTTCGGTAAGCTTCAGACGCACGATTCTCTTGTCCCGCTCATCCTTAACACGCTCTACATATCCTTTTTTCACAAGCTTGGAAGTTGAAACGGTCAGTGTCCCCTGTGTTACCATCAAACGCTTGGCAATCGCGGACATCATATTGGATTCACTCTTTTCGATTGCTTCCAGAATATGTACCTCGGTCATGGACAGCTTTACTCCCTGATCGCGGAGATTTTTCTCCTCAATCAAGAGAATGTAGTTGAACAGATCTACCAGAAGTTCATTCAAAGTATGACGTGTGTCATCCATAAAGC
This region includes:
- a CDS encoding MarR family transcriptional regulator is translated as MDDTRHTLNELLVDLFNYILLIEEKNLRDQGVKLSMTEVHILEAIEKSESNMMSAIAKRLMVTQGTLTVSTSKLVKKGYVERVKDERDKRIVRLKLTEKAVSILDIHNRFHEEMIERLLNELELDKEVELIQSLRNLMEFFKGKY
- a CDS encoding patatin-like phospholipase family protein, which translates into the protein MKRALVLGGGGSKGAYELGVWRALDELGISFDIVTGTSIGAMIGAMYVQKQYERCLELWEQLSVDDIIANGVNLDMDIELLMSQKGKYKTLLKSYVKNRGADITPFVNKLQHYFDAERFFSSDIEYACMCVNVTKKQPQPVYRRDMSRDTALNYIIASASCFPAFPMKEIEGEHFVDGGYYDNVPIELARSMGAQQIVAVDLKSVGKRKIHRPQKDVIYIEPQVSLGSFLLFDQVRIHHNMERGYQDTLKKFDCCLGSIYTFSLQDKAHIIAFEERIHMQLEQIDDLVDRRYMSRLVKKAFHHQMIASFSHFQEYDWPFLRMLEMTALAFQIDDIGIWSFPKFAEQVLACAQKHVSIAERADRDSLHLLDAAASLKEQSTKEIICSIYYYMRTAGAASRKELEAVALLMNDSFVMAYLLFALEQLVDKGKGYRLS